In Paenibacillus hexagrammi, the following are encoded in one genomic region:
- a CDS encoding YwbE family protein codes for MNNSGQTRSNIRPGLMVDIVLKQDQRSGALTRGVVQQILTNSPNHPHGIKVRLQSGAVGRVKHIVSGE; via the coding sequence ATGAACAACAGCGGACAAACTCGATCGAACATCCGTCCCGGATTGATGGTCGACATTGTGCTGAAGCAGGATCAACGATCAGGTGCGCTGACCCGGGGCGTCGTGCAGCAAATTTTAACGAATTCACCCAACCATCCGCATGGCATTAAAGTCAGGCTGCAAAGCGGTGCAGTCGGCCGGGTTAAGCATATTGTATCGGGGGAATAA
- a CDS encoding phosphatase PAP2 family protein produces MRSKRQVTSTMLLSLITLICFIAIASTLQTQWITNFDKVVIRWVQGWESAPLTCIMKFFTQIGSSPAVILISFSTIFILYKYLHHRAELILFGVLLIGTVCLNQILKMIFHRERPSLHRLISETGFSFPSGHSMEAFTLYAAIAFLLWRHIPTRTGRTVVIVACIGMVLMIGISRIYLGVHYPSDVMGAYLASGFWYGFTIWFYQWYMEYRYFKQTA; encoded by the coding sequence ATGCGTTCTAAACGACAAGTAACATCCACAATGCTTTTAAGTTTAATAACCCTGATTTGTTTTATTGCCATCGCGTCCACTTTACAAACTCAATGGATAACAAATTTCGATAAGGTTGTTATTCGTTGGGTTCAAGGTTGGGAATCTGCTCCTCTCACCTGCATCATGAAATTTTTCACTCAAATTGGATCTTCTCCGGCTGTTATACTGATCTCATTCTCCACCATCTTCATCCTATATAAGTACCTCCATCACCGAGCTGAGCTTATACTGTTTGGCGTTTTGTTAATTGGTACAGTTTGTCTCAATCAAATTCTAAAAATGATTTTCCATCGTGAGCGGCCTTCACTGCATCGACTTATTAGCGAAACGGGTTTTAGCTTTCCAAGTGGTCATTCTATGGAAGCATTTACTCTCTACGCAGCGATCGCATTTTTGCTGTGGAGACACATTCCCACCCGTACAGGGCGAACAGTTGTTATTGTTGCGTGCATAGGTATGGTCCTGATGATCGGTATTAGCCGTATCTATTTAGGCGTCCACTATCCAAGCGATGTCATGGGTGCTTACCTGGCAAGCGGTTTCTGGTACGGTTTTACAATCTGGTTCTATCAGTGGTACATGGAGTATCGATATTTCAAGCAAACGGCATAA
- a CDS encoding CBO0543 family protein → MLFAALSNALYEIICYRYQLWQMEPNGLPVAMIPMLLLILIGMPLSTWVYLSNYPTQTGFFKQGSYIAFFTLIFVLLELISVQLGSITYHNGWNLCWSFVFDLIMFIMLRVHHRHPLVGLVFSVIYTGLLLILFDVSFDKMK, encoded by the coding sequence ATGCTTTTTGCAGCGCTATCTAATGCTCTTTATGAAATCATTTGTTATCGATACCAGCTATGGCAAATGGAACCCAACGGTTTACCCGTTGCAATGATTCCCATGCTTCTCCTTATATTGATTGGCATGCCGTTATCTACCTGGGTGTACCTATCTAACTATCCCACCCAAACAGGTTTCTTTAAGCAAGGAAGCTACATTGCTTTTTTCACACTTATATTTGTGCTTTTGGAATTGATTTCGGTCCAATTGGGCTCGATCACCTATCATAACGGATGGAATCTATGTTGGTCTTTCGTTTTCGATCTTATTATGTTTATTATGTTGAGGGTTCATCATCGGCATCCATTAGTCGGCCTTGTGTTCTCTGTGATTTATACAGGACTATTGTTGATCCTTTTTGATGTTTCCTTTGATAAAATGAAATGA
- a CDS encoding DMT family transporter gives MLKHSRVTTVLLITFLVLVWGVNWPLSKYALAYMPPILFSGTRTLLGGFLLLFIAIPRIRKLRFKQTWSIYLISAVVNVMFYYGLQTIGLNYLPSGLFSAIVFLQPVLVGIFSWMWLGESMNGLKIIGLILGFAGVGIICLGSGGLSGHISVAGIALALGSALSWALGTIYVKKIGPRVDPIWLVTLQLLVGGLLMTVLGSQVESWSEVLWKPAFIWSLLFISIFVIAIGWIVFYRLIDAGEASKVASYTFLIPLIAIFTGTLFYHEPFSVSLFAGLVLILLSIVFVNRKSARGVRSVRK, from the coding sequence GTGCTCAAACATTCGAGGGTGACAACCGTCCTGCTCATCACCTTTTTGGTCCTTGTCTGGGGGGTTAACTGGCCCTTATCCAAATATGCGTTAGCTTATATGCCCCCTATACTATTCTCAGGAACCAGAACCTTGTTAGGAGGCTTCCTGCTGCTGTTCATCGCCATTCCAAGAATTAGAAAACTTCGATTCAAACAAACATGGAGCATTTATCTGATATCCGCGGTCGTCAATGTCATGTTCTATTACGGCTTACAAACGATCGGACTTAACTATTTGCCTTCAGGCTTATTCTCGGCTATAGTCTTCCTTCAGCCTGTGCTAGTCGGCATTTTTTCGTGGATGTGGCTTGGAGAATCGATGAACGGGTTGAAAATTATCGGACTTATTCTGGGGTTCGCTGGAGTCGGCATTATTTGCTTAGGCTCAGGAGGCCTTTCCGGCCATATTTCTGTTGCGGGGATAGCCCTTGCCCTGGGATCGGCGCTGAGCTGGGCGTTAGGCACCATTTACGTAAAAAAAATAGGGCCTCGTGTAGACCCTATCTGGCTGGTAACGCTCCAATTATTAGTTGGCGGATTGCTGATGACTGTTCTCGGGTCTCAAGTAGAAAGCTGGTCTGAGGTCTTGTGGAAGCCTGCTTTTATCTGGAGCTTATTGTTTATTTCCATATTTGTCATTGCCATCGGCTGGATTGTCTTTTACAGGCTTATCGATGCCGGTGAAGCAAGTAAAGTTGCTTCTTATACGTTTCTGATTCCGTTAATCGCAATTTTCACGGGAACGCTTTTTTATCACGAACCGTTTTCCGTTTCGCTTTTCGCGGGTCTCGTGTTGATTCTGCTTAGCATCGTTTTTGTGAACCGAAAGTCTGCCCGCGGTGTAAGAAGTGTTAGGAAATGA
- the leuA gene encoding 2-isopropylmalate synthase, translating to MKHVEKYARGYFMPPETSLKWTKKEYITEAPTWCSVDLRDGNQALIVPMNLEEKLEYFKMLVEIGFKEIEVGFPAASETEFTFLRTLIEQNLIPDDVTIQVLTQSREHIIRKTFASLEGAKKAVVHLYNSTSVAQREQVFRKSREEIIYIAVSGAKLLKQCAEETEGNFQFQYSPESFTGTEIDFALDICNSVLDVWQPTAENPVIINLPATVSMSMPHVYASQIEYMSDHMNFREHVILSLHPHNDRGTGVADAELGMLAGAQRVEGTLFGNGERTGNVDIVTLALNMYSHGVDPKLNFDNIPAIISVYERLTKMRVGERHPYGGELVFTAFSGSHQDAIAKGMNWREEKQPEHWSVPYLPIDPKDIGREYEGDIIRINSQSGKGGIGYILQMKYGLDLPAKMRENFGYCVKNVSDQQQKELMPEEIHDIFMKEYVNINQPVELVKYRFTDNEDYQTIVTIRSGNELKEIEGAGNGRLDAISNALQSNLGLNYSDLVYKEHALETGSKSQAVSYIGITAANGRVYWGCGIDVDIMNSSVKALFSAVNQMSRQSAN from the coding sequence ATGAAACATGTTGAAAAGTACGCTAGAGGATATTTTATGCCGCCAGAGACAAGCTTGAAATGGACGAAGAAGGAATATATCACAGAGGCGCCGACTTGGTGCAGTGTTGACCTTCGCGACGGTAATCAAGCTTTAATCGTTCCGATGAATCTGGAAGAGAAACTGGAATACTTCAAAATGCTCGTAGAGATCGGATTTAAGGAAATCGAGGTCGGTTTTCCCGCGGCGTCGGAAACGGAATTCACCTTTTTGCGCACATTGATAGAACAGAACTTGATCCCTGATGATGTCACGATCCAAGTGCTCACTCAATCGAGGGAGCATATTATCCGCAAAACCTTTGCCTCATTGGAAGGTGCGAAAAAAGCCGTCGTTCATCTGTACAACTCGACCTCTGTGGCACAGCGGGAACAGGTTTTCCGCAAATCCAGAGAAGAGATTATCTACATCGCTGTCAGCGGCGCCAAGCTATTGAAGCAGTGTGCGGAAGAAACCGAAGGGAACTTTCAGTTCCAATATTCACCGGAAAGCTTTACCGGTACAGAAATCGATTTTGCTCTGGATATCTGCAATAGTGTCCTTGATGTATGGCAGCCGACGGCAGAGAACCCGGTCATTATCAATCTTCCTGCTACCGTATCCATGTCGATGCCTCATGTGTACGCAAGCCAAATCGAGTATATGAGCGATCATATGAATTTCCGCGAGCATGTGATCCTGTCGCTCCATCCGCATAACGACAGAGGGACAGGCGTGGCGGATGCGGAGCTGGGAATGCTGGCTGGCGCCCAACGCGTGGAAGGCACATTGTTCGGAAACGGAGAAAGAACGGGGAATGTAGACATTGTGACGCTTGCGCTCAACATGTATTCACATGGCGTAGATCCGAAGCTGAATTTTGATAACATTCCTGCGATCATCTCTGTATATGAGCGACTGACCAAAATGAGAGTTGGAGAAAGACACCCTTACGGCGGCGAGCTTGTATTCACAGCTTTCTCAGGTTCCCATCAGGATGCAATTGCAAAAGGAATGAATTGGCGCGAGGAAAAGCAGCCTGAACATTGGTCGGTTCCTTATCTGCCCATTGATCCTAAGGACATCGGCAGGGAGTATGAAGGCGATATTATCCGTATTAACAGCCAATCCGGCAAAGGTGGGATCGGGTATATTCTGCAGATGAAGTACGGCCTTGATCTTCCTGCAAAAATGCGTGAAAACTTCGGGTACTGCGTGAAGAACGTTTCCGATCAGCAGCAAAAAGAACTGATGCCGGAAGAAATCCACGATATTTTCATGAAAGAATATGTAAATATTAATCAGCCTGTTGAGCTTGTTAAATACCGCTTTACGGACAATGAGGATTATCAAACTATCGTCACGATTCGTTCCGGCAATGAACTTAAAGAAATTGAAGGTGCCGGTAACGGAAGACTCGATGCCATCAGCAACGCTCTTCAATCGAATCTCGGGTTGAACTATTCCGATTTGGTCTATAAGGAGCACGCCTTGGAAACAGGCTCGAAGTCACAGGCCGTCTCTTATATCGGTATCACCGCTGCGAATGGTCGTGTATATTGGGGATGCGGTATTGACGTTGACATCATGAACTCCTCTGTTAAAGCTTTGTTTAGTGCTGTGAATCAAATGAGCCGTCAATCCGCTAACTGA
- a CDS encoding LrgB family protein, with amino-acid sequence MIMAAASLVVTVFIYMGANWLYRYKPILILSPLLLTPTVLVILLLATHTQYNTYNSGAHWLSDMLQPATIALAIPLSKHFELVKKHAAEILISVLTGSAVAVASSLWLAKELRLDPNLIYSLIPHSATTPIAMAVSQSIGGVPTITAVAVMITGIFGSLIGPSIIRMCNIRNDVARGVLLGTSAHGAGTSKAFEFSSITGTVSSISMILAAVLTLFITPWILAVCF; translated from the coding sequence ATGATCATGGCAGCAGCAAGCCTTGTTGTGACGGTGTTCATCTATATGGGAGCAAATTGGCTTTATCGGTATAAACCGATTCTGATTCTGTCTCCATTACTTCTTACACCAACAGTTTTGGTTATCCTATTACTTGCTACTCATACCCAATATAACACCTATAATTCAGGTGCTCACTGGCTCTCCGATATGCTGCAGCCGGCTACAATCGCACTAGCCATCCCCTTATCAAAGCACTTTGAGCTTGTCAAAAAGCATGCTGCCGAAATCTTGATCAGTGTGCTGACGGGATCCGCCGTTGCCGTCGCTTCGTCGCTTTGGCTTGCCAAAGAACTGCGATTGGATCCGAACCTCATCTATAGTCTGATTCCGCATTCAGCGACAACGCCCATTGCTATGGCCGTTTCGCAGTCCATTGGCGGCGTACCCACCATTACAGCGGTTGCTGTGATGATTACAGGCATCTTCGGTTCCTTGATTGGACCTTCCATAATTAGAATGTGCAACATCCGAAACGATGTGGCCCGAGGGGTGCTGCTTGGCACGAGCGCGCACGGAGCCGGGACTTCCAAGGCATTCGAATTTAGCAGTATAACGGGAACCGTATCAAGCATTTCAATGATCCTTGCAGCTGTCTTGACGTTGTTTATTACACCTTGGATTCTAGCCGTATGCTTTTAA
- a CDS encoding CidA/LrgA family protein — MHTCFRMFAQIFVFIVMSWIMNKLVLWLHIPVPGSILGMILVFLLLQMRVVPRSFLEAGSNRLISTMLLFFIPPAVGIVSYGQLLISKGLQIVLVIMLGTMIVMISSGLIAQGIAKWKETSQP; from the coding sequence GTGCATACTTGTTTCAGAATGTTTGCTCAAATCTTCGTATTCATTGTAATGTCTTGGATCATGAACAAGCTTGTTCTCTGGCTTCATATCCCAGTGCCCGGCAGTATTCTCGGTATGATTCTTGTGTTTTTGCTGCTTCAAATGAGGGTGGTCCCTCGCAGCTTTCTGGAGGCAGGCTCCAATCGGCTTATTTCGACGATGCTGTTGTTCTTTATACCACCGGCTGTCGGTATCGTTTCTTATGGACAGCTGCTGATTAGTAAGGGTCTCCAGATTGTTCTTGTCATTATGCTTGGAACCATGATCGTTATGATAAGCAGTGGACTTATCGCCCAAGGCATTGCAAAATGGAAGGAGACTTCTCAACCATGA
- a CDS encoding GNAT family N-acetyltransferase, with protein sequence MARLAAEIWREYYVSVITIEQIDYMISKFQSDLAITDQIRNQGYDYFLFHHDGAAVGYMAVKQELGKLFLSKFYIAKEHRGHGFATHALAYIEQLCKERNLTHIWLTVNRHNESSIAIYEKKGFRKVREQMADIGNGFVMDDFIMEKEIM encoded by the coding sequence ATGGCTCGATTAGCCGCTGAAATCTGGCGTGAATATTACGTATCCGTGATTACCATTGAGCAAATTGATTACATGATCAGCAAATTCCAATCGGATTTAGCGATAACGGATCAGATCCGCAATCAGGGCTATGACTACTTCTTGTTCCATCATGATGGTGCCGCGGTGGGGTATATGGCGGTCAAACAAGAGCTAGGAAAGCTATTTTTGAGTAAATTTTATATCGCGAAGGAGCACCGAGGACATGGCTTTGCCACCCATGCCTTGGCGTATATTGAGCAGCTGTGCAAAGAGCGAAATCTTACTCATATTTGGCTGACTGTCAATCGACATAATGAATCCAGTATCGCGATTTACGAGAAAAAAGGTTTTCGAAAAGTAAGAGAACAAATGGCAGATATCGGAAATGGATTCGTCATGGATGATTTTATTATGGAAAAAGAAATCATGTAG
- a CDS encoding YidH family protein has product MQKESHESTFMQQHLANERTFLAWVRTGIATVGLGFLASGIIFQSDQYAYYIHKIASIVGICSVSLGVIVIILATLDYFSKRKGINNGSFRSSKIIVIFIFLSLVCTGFLLILLIGLILNPFG; this is encoded by the coding sequence ATGCAAAAGGAGAGCCATGAATCAACCTTTATGCAACAGCATCTTGCTAATGAACGAACTTTTCTAGCATGGGTTCGAACAGGAATTGCAACCGTTGGGCTTGGCTTCCTAGCCTCAGGAATTATATTTCAATCAGACCAGTATGCGTATTATATTCATAAGATCGCTTCCATAGTGGGAATATGCTCTGTTTCTCTAGGGGTTATCGTGATCATCCTTGCTACGCTTGACTATTTCTCAAAACGAAAAGGCATTAATAATGGAAGCTTTCGTTCTTCCAAAATCATTGTCATTTTTATATTTTTGTCGCTTGTATGTACAGGATTCTTGTTAATTTTACTTATTGGATTGATATTGAATCCGTTTGGTTAA
- a CDS encoding GNAT family N-acetyltransferase, translating to MNIILAEVTEDNFWDLIQLKSDEVQETRIQIFERWVGSNVFFLGVCHVYGFTARAIYDGGTLIGFASFGYRKEHERYELISVMLGHPYQGKGYGKAILQAIIDTMVDLYECKEIYLSVIHNNERAIRTYEKMGFKPTGEIEKGFHDEPVYCLKLNSNE from the coding sequence ATGAATATTATTCTAGCCGAGGTTACAGAAGATAATTTTTGGGATCTCATTCAGTTAAAGTCAGACGAAGTTCAAGAGACGAGAATCCAAATTTTCGAAAGATGGGTGGGCTCTAATGTTTTCTTTCTTGGAGTTTGTCATGTGTATGGTTTTACTGCAAGAGCAATTTATGATGGTGGCACCTTAATCGGATTTGCAAGCTTCGGGTATAGAAAAGAACATGAACGCTATGAATTGATCAGCGTGATGCTGGGGCATCCGTATCAAGGAAAAGGGTATGGAAAGGCGATTCTCCAAGCCATTATTGATACAATGGTTGACTTGTACGAATGCAAAGAAATTTATTTATCGGTCATCCATAACAACGAAAGGGCCATTCGTACCTATGAGAAGATGGGATTCAAACCGACTGGAGAAATTGAAAAAGGATTTCACGATGAACCCGTCTACTGTTTGAAGCTAAACTCGAATGAGTGA
- a CDS encoding manganese efflux pump produces MDALKMIVFILSLGMDTLLMSISLGFVQTKGKTKIAFTFACAEALMPLVGLFIGKSAGHIIGDWASLIGGIALLAVAIWLLFFEDEDEEEGSLQEI; encoded by the coding sequence ATGGATGCTCTGAAGATGATTGTTTTCATTTTATCACTAGGAATGGATACACTCTTGATGTCAATTTCCTTAGGATTTGTTCAGACCAAAGGCAAAACAAAAATTGCGTTCACGTTTGCGTGCGCGGAAGCTTTGATGCCGTTAGTTGGATTGTTCATCGGTAAAAGCGCCGGTCATATTATCGGAGATTGGGCTTCACTAATCGGCGGGATCGCATTATTAGCTGTTGCAATATGGCTGCTTTTTTTTGAAGACGAGGATGAAGAAGAGGGAAGCTTGCAAGAAA
- a CDS encoding ABC transporter ATP-binding protein: protein MNHFKSYYSFVKPYWKLILITLLIGMIKFSIPLTFPMIVKYVVDDLLLSSLSASVKTERMVDVMLLAFALFVVLRAPVEYIRQYFAQLTTSRILYDLRNHLYGHIQKLSLSYYQNRKTGEIISRMINDADQTKSIVETGLMNVWLDVFTLSIAIGFMFFMDVKLTLVSIAILPFYALAVKKLYRKLRAFSKSRSQALADMQGYLVERVNGISVIKSFTLEDVEKRSFEKKNYHFLQRALDVTKWNALTTSIINTLTDIAPLLVLFYGGFQVIQEHISLGALVAFFGYLERLYSPLRRLVNSSTELTQASASLERVVELLHEPYDIQDTPHAKSMENVKGKIEFENVCFRYPSSENWVLHQIQLSINPGETVAFVGMSGGGKSSLISLLPRFYDIQQGTIRLDGTDIKDVTIQSLRNQIGMVLQDNILFSGSVRENILFGRPDASNEELMQAAQAANAHDFIMNLPKGYETEIGERGVKLSGGQKQRIAIARVFLKNPRILVLDEATSALDLESEHFIQESLEALAKDRTTLIVAHRLSTITHADQIVLIENGEIKEQGTHSELMKRNGAYSRLFNVQNLSEVGTDE from the coding sequence ATGAATCATTTCAAATCGTACTATTCTTTTGTCAAACCTTACTGGAAGCTCATACTCATTACCCTGCTAATTGGCATGATTAAATTTAGCATTCCGCTCACTTTTCCGATGATTGTCAAGTATGTCGTTGACGACCTGCTGTTAAGTTCGCTGTCCGCCTCGGTTAAGACAGAGAGAATGGTGGATGTCATGTTACTTGCATTTGCATTATTCGTTGTTTTACGAGCGCCTGTTGAATACATTAGGCAGTATTTCGCGCAGTTAACGACGAGTAGGATTTTATATGATTTACGCAATCACCTGTATGGACATATTCAAAAATTGTCTCTAAGTTACTACCAAAACAGGAAAACAGGTGAAATCATATCCCGAATGATCAATGATGCGGATCAGACGAAAAGTATCGTCGAGACGGGACTCATGAATGTGTGGTTAGATGTATTCACTCTTTCGATCGCCATCGGTTTCATGTTTTTTATGGATGTGAAGCTGACCTTGGTATCCATTGCGATTCTCCCGTTCTATGCGCTTGCAGTAAAAAAGCTCTATAGGAAGCTTAGGGCATTCTCAAAGTCGCGTTCGCAAGCCTTAGCGGATATGCAGGGGTATCTAGTAGAGAGGGTGAATGGGATTTCCGTCATCAAGAGCTTCACCCTGGAGGATGTAGAGAAGCGAAGCTTTGAAAAGAAAAATTATCATTTCTTGCAAAGAGCGCTAGATGTAACGAAGTGGAATGCACTGACTACTTCCATCATTAATACGTTGACCGACATCGCTCCATTATTGGTGTTATTTTATGGCGGATTTCAGGTTATTCAAGAACATATTTCACTTGGCGCTCTAGTTGCTTTTTTCGGATATTTGGAACGCTTGTACAGTCCGCTTCGGCGCTTGGTCAATTCCTCAACTGAGCTCACACAAGCAAGCGCATCTCTGGAAAGAGTTGTTGAATTATTACATGAACCTTACGACATCCAAGATACTCCTCATGCGAAATCAATGGAAAACGTGAAAGGGAAAATCGAATTTGAGAACGTGTGTTTTCGCTACCCTAGCTCTGAGAATTGGGTTTTACATCAGATACAATTGAGCATCAATCCCGGGGAGACGGTTGCATTCGTTGGAATGAGCGGCGGCGGTAAATCATCTCTCATTAGTCTCCTTCCACGTTTTTATGATATCCAGCAAGGCACCATACGGCTAGATGGCACCGATATCAAGGATGTTACCATCCAAAGCTTGCGAAATCAGATTGGTATGGTTTTGCAGGACAACATTTTGTTTAGTGGCAGTGTGCGCGAAAACATTTTGTTCGGGCGGCCTGACGCTTCCAATGAGGAGCTTATGCAAGCGGCTCAAGCTGCTAATGCGCATGATTTTATCATGAACCTGCCTAAAGGCTATGAGACGGAGATCGGAGAGCGTGGGGTTAAGCTTTCGGGAGGACAGAAGCAGCGTATTGCGATTGCCCGAGTATTTCTAAAGAATCCCCGTATTCTGGTGCTGGACGAAGCGACCTCGGCACTCGATTTGGAATCGGAGCATTTCATTCAAGAATCTCTTGAAGCATTAGCGAAGGATCGGACAACATTAATCGTCGCTCATCGCCTTTCGACCATCACACATGCTGATCAAATTGTACTTATTGAGAATGGGGAAATCAAAGAACAAGGGACGCATTCGGAATTAATGAAACGAAACGGCGCTTATTCTCGTTTATTCAATGTGCAAAATTTGAGCGAAGTCGGGACGGATGAATGA
- a CDS encoding pectinesterase family protein, whose amino-acid sequence MIIVAADGSGDYVRIQDALDQLEADRTERTVIHIKSGVYKEKLHLEKPGISLIGESAETTILTYDDYALKRFPDGEPYHTFHSYTLLIGADDITVEGLSIENTAGKGEEVGQALAAYVDGDRVSFRDCRFLGHQDTLFTGPLPPKPRDRATFGGPREGLPRRLVRQFYERCYIEGDIDFIFGSATAVFLNCEIVSTGMGWVTAASTPQEAAYGYVFVGCRLTGEAPAESVGLGRPWRNYAKVAFLHCWLGEHIKREGWDPWNDQESVTELVFAEYRNEGPGAVSGKRIAWSEQLTEQVAEAYDTHRVLAGEDGWNPMNAADTFRS is encoded by the coding sequence ATGATCATTGTAGCTGCAGACGGAAGCGGGGATTATGTCCGTATTCAGGATGCTCTCGACCAGCTTGAAGCGGACAGAACGGAACGCACGGTGATACATATCAAGAGCGGTGTCTACAAGGAAAAGCTGCATCTAGAGAAGCCGGGCATCAGCCTGATCGGTGAGTCTGCTGAAACGACGATTCTCACATATGATGATTATGCGCTGAAACGATTTCCGGACGGGGAACCGTACCATACCTTCCATTCGTACACACTCTTAATCGGCGCAGACGATATTACGGTCGAAGGACTGAGCATCGAGAATACGGCGGGCAAAGGGGAAGAGGTTGGGCAGGCCTTGGCTGCCTATGTGGATGGGGACCGCGTCTCCTTCCGGGATTGCCGGTTCCTCGGCCATCAGGATACGCTGTTCACGGGGCCGCTGCCGCCCAAGCCGAGAGACCGCGCCACCTTCGGCGGACCGCGGGAAGGGCTGCCGCGGCGTCTTGTACGGCAATTCTATGAGCGATGTTATATCGAGGGCGATATTGATTTTATATTCGGTTCCGCGACAGCGGTGTTTCTGAATTGTGAGATTGTGTCCACAGGCATGGGGTGGGTGACGGCAGCATCAACGCCGCAAGAGGCGGCGTATGGCTATGTATTTGTCGGCTGCAGATTGACAGGGGAAGCTCCTGCGGAGTCAGTCGGACTGGGACGCCCTTGGCGGAACTATGCGAAGGTTGCTTTCCTGCACTGCTGGCTCGGCGAGCATATCAAGCGGGAGGGTTGGGACCCGTGGAACGATCAAGAGAGCGTCACCGAGCTGGTGTTCGCCGAGTATAGGAACGAAGGTCCAGGCGCGGTAAGCGGCAAGCGGATTGCTTGGTCCGAGCAGCTGACAGAGCAGGTGGCGGAGGCCTATGACACCCATCGGGTATTGGCGGGGGAAGATGGATGGAATCCGATGAATGCCGCCGATACGTTTCGTTCATGA
- a CDS encoding DMT family transporter, which produces MSTSKTYSLALLYAFIIGFSFLFTKLALEVADPIDMLAYRFIISFGLIAGVTGSGWLRLNLPWRQVWRLLPIGLMYPAMFFSLQAFGLVHATSSEGGIFQASNPIFTLVLASVFLKERTSWLQKGAVVCSVAGVLYILLMEGASLQGSSLSGMVLLLLSSLSLSAYGVMARSLTRSFTPIQLTYVMMLIGMVAFTLLSLARHTASGEWKSLVEPLRHGGFISSILYIGVLSSLVSSLLSNMVLSKLQASQMSVFINLGTLVSILAGVVFLNEQLTYYHIIGAAVIIFGVIGSNIGGTAWVQRISASRRHKLEG; this is translated from the coding sequence TTGTCTACAAGCAAAACGTATTCATTAGCGTTATTATACGCGTTCATCATCGGATTTTCCTTTTTATTTACCAAGCTTGCGTTAGAAGTGGCGGATCCGATTGATATGCTCGCCTATCGATTCATCATTTCGTTCGGACTTATCGCTGGGGTGACAGGGAGCGGGTGGCTTCGGTTGAATCTGCCGTGGAGGCAAGTGTGGAGGCTGCTTCCAATTGGGCTTATGTACCCGGCTATGTTTTTCAGCTTGCAGGCCTTTGGACTGGTGCATGCCACTTCGTCGGAGGGAGGGATTTTTCAAGCGTCTAATCCGATATTTACGCTGGTCCTGGCCTCTGTTTTTCTCAAAGAGCGAACGAGCTGGCTTCAAAAAGGGGCCGTCGTCTGTTCCGTAGCCGGAGTCCTCTATATTCTTTTGATGGAGGGCGCATCACTCCAGGGATCGAGTTTGAGCGGCATGGTTCTGCTGCTCTTATCATCCCTGTCTTTATCCGCTTATGGCGTTATGGCGCGTTCGTTAACCCGCTCATTCACGCCGATTCAGCTTACTTATGTTATGATGCTAATCGGAATGGTCGCTTTCACCTTGCTATCATTAGCCCGGCATACGGCATCCGGAGAGTGGAAGTCGTTGGTAGAGCCTCTCCGTCATGGCGGCTTTATCAGCTCGATTTTGTACATTGGAGTCCTGTCCTCACTGGTATCGTCGCTGCTCTCCAACATGGTGCTTTCGAAGCTGCAGGCCTCTCAAATGAGCGTGTTTATCAACCTGGGGACGCTGGTCTCGATTTTAGCTGGGGTTGTCTTTTTGAACGAGCAGCTGACATATTACCATATCATAGGAGCTGCGGTGATTATTTTCGGAGTGATCGGAAGCAATATCGGCGGCACAGCTTGGGTACAACGTATCTCCGCTTCACGGCGTCATAAGTTGGAAGGGTAA